The proteins below are encoded in one region of Pseudomonas sp. SCB32:
- a CDS encoding histone-like nucleoid-structuring protein, MvaT/MvaU family, with protein sequence MSKLAEFRAAERALAEQLAYLESLKNDGALKKEIEFEEKLKGLMNQYGKSLRDVIAILDPDSARDVLRRGPRGAQSTRRERQIKVYKNPHTGEVVETKGGNHKVLKAWKAEYGNATVESWLSA encoded by the coding sequence TTGTCTAAACTTGCCGAATTCCGTGCTGCCGAAAGAGCTTTGGCCGAACAACTGGCTTATCTCGAGTCGCTCAAAAATGATGGCGCGCTCAAGAAGGAAATCGAATTTGAAGAGAAACTAAAGGGCCTGATGAACCAGTATGGCAAGTCACTGCGCGATGTGATCGCTATCTTGGATCCGGACTCCGCACGTGATGTGCTGCGTCGTGGCCCACGTGGCGCGCAGTCTACTCGCCGCGAACGTCAAATCAAGGTCTACAAGAATCCGCACACTGGCGAAGTTGTTGAGACCAAGGGCGGTAATCACAAGGTGCTCAAGGCTTGGAAGGCCGAATACGGCAATGCGACCGTGGAGTCTTGGCTCAGCGCTTGA
- a CDS encoding transporter substrate-binding domain-containing protein, with protein sequence MYLRSFCLSIGLLLSSAPVMAASLPVAPKALSSQLHIAHHDMAISTEDWHWLRHKAELKVGVSATESAPFSVNAQDNLYEGISADATALVAQLLGLQVKIVAFANEQDARQALQDGRVDVISIHGSAEPRPDLLLSIPYARDRLAVFKRNAESRHSPADLADMRVAITDEHSAELKQRYPQADFQVYASHEKAIAATAFGQADLYLDDLYSAYFLINRSFYNFVRFERFSDVRGGDYSYALRGDNTRLQRLINVAIEAIGVDQLRTLAKRWVGNSFIPGEEPVDLTAEQLRWIQRHPVVRLVINDDFAPGAYFDSSGVFSGAIADLLEMITLSTGLHFDVVSRSGGFPQLIDAVQNGRADLALMTASPDREEYLRFSRPLLNSPFVLLSDIDQHGKLGNLADSRVAVPTGHVAIQPLRQRYPEAVVVEAGGSLDAMNLLYQGKADAAMVALPAARYYIERLFRDKLAINQMLDLGPSTTNFAMRRSDVELQSIIDKVLQSIAPDELNAISNRWRSPPGMSGQTWIDYQRVISEIVAAAMVLLVLLLAWVFYLRSQIKARLKAERMLNDQLQFVETLTDCMPPPLYVRDIKGRMLSCNRSYLKSVGLSADQVLNKTVRQLPKENFESLPDFHRHYLQAMRDGQTIESVHAVQLQGREVWINHWVQPFRDSKGMIKGVICGWLDITEHRQLVQQLQEAKTHADDASRAKTSFLATMSHEIRTPMNAVIGILELALKRADSKPIDRASIEIAHASAKSLLELIGDILDIARIESGRLSLSPKRANLRELVESVARVFEGLARQKRLNLILDIDSSINCDVLIDAQRFKQILSNLIGNAIKFTEEGSITVSISGLLIDASLLTVNLSIEDTGVGISTADQQRLFRPFVQALRNVQHTEGTGLGLVICRSLCEMMGGRVHLTSTLGRGTRVDVEMRLQVLEHIDVRQMPAPALIQDVPRYRLQVLVVDDHRINRQVLHQQLSFLGHDVFEAENGRVAYERWCEQPFDIIISDCRMPLMNGVDFTRAVRQAEQERGLDTTVIIGLTADAQPEEIEQCIQAGMSDCLIKPLGLDELDARLLALQPGEAFDKEPIERCQPEQLVSRPEAMNLIDLGPLELLISSEPVRFRQILGELINNNLKDCQQLNALLQERDTDKLSELAHRIKGAARVVKGEQLVERCRQLEEACLPPQAPFGELEHAVGQLEVAILALNQALASSLVSQVPE encoded by the coding sequence ATGTATCTACGTTCTTTCTGCCTGTCCATCGGCCTGCTGTTGAGTAGCGCGCCGGTCATGGCTGCATCCTTGCCTGTGGCCCCGAAGGCGCTGTCCAGCCAGCTGCATATCGCTCACCATGATATGGCGATCTCGACCGAAGACTGGCATTGGTTGCGGCACAAGGCCGAGCTCAAGGTCGGCGTGTCGGCAACCGAGTCTGCGCCGTTTTCGGTCAATGCCCAGGACAACCTGTACGAGGGCATCAGCGCCGATGCAACTGCCCTGGTCGCGCAGTTGTTGGGATTGCAGGTGAAGATCGTGGCCTTTGCCAATGAGCAGGATGCGCGCCAGGCATTGCAGGATGGTCGCGTCGACGTGATCAGCATTCACGGCAGTGCTGAGCCGCGCCCGGACTTGCTGTTGAGCATTCCCTACGCCCGGGATCGGCTGGCGGTGTTCAAGCGCAATGCCGAATCCCGGCATTCGCCCGCCGATCTTGCCGACATGCGCGTGGCGATCACCGACGAACACAGCGCCGAGCTCAAGCAACGCTACCCGCAGGCCGATTTTCAGGTATATGCCAGTCATGAAAAGGCGATTGCTGCTACCGCCTTTGGCCAGGCCGACCTGTACCTGGACGATCTGTACAGCGCATATTTCCTGATCAATCGTTCGTTCTACAACTTTGTCCGTTTTGAGCGTTTCTCCGACGTTCGCGGAGGCGATTACAGTTATGCCCTGCGGGGCGACAACACGCGCTTGCAGCGGCTGATCAACGTTGCTATCGAGGCCATCGGCGTCGATCAGCTGCGCACACTTGCCAAGCGCTGGGTCGGCAACAGCTTCATTCCCGGTGAAGAGCCCGTCGATCTGACCGCAGAGCAGTTGCGCTGGATCCAGCGGCACCCGGTGGTACGGCTGGTGATCAATGATGACTTTGCGCCAGGTGCGTATTTCGATTCGAGCGGGGTGTTTTCTGGTGCGATCGCCGATCTTCTCGAAATGATAACCCTCAGTACCGGCCTGCACTTTGACGTGGTTTCTCGCAGTGGCGGCTTCCCGCAGCTCATCGATGCGGTGCAAAACGGTAGGGCCGATCTGGCGCTGATGACGGCAAGCCCCGATCGGGAAGAGTACCTGCGCTTTTCCCGGCCGCTGCTCAACAGTCCCTTTGTGTTGCTCAGCGACATTGACCAGCACGGCAAGCTGGGAAATCTGGCCGACAGTCGTGTGGCGGTTCCCACAGGTCATGTGGCCATCCAGCCATTGCGCCAGCGTTACCCTGAAGCCGTGGTGGTCGAAGCGGGCGGCTCACTGGATGCCATGAACCTGCTCTATCAAGGCAAGGCCGATGCCGCCATGGTGGCATTGCCCGCTGCGCGCTATTACATCGAGCGGTTGTTTCGCGACAAGCTGGCCATCAATCAGATGCTCGATCTCGGGCCATCGACGACCAACTTCGCGATGCGCCGCAGTGATGTCGAGCTGCAATCGATCATCGACAAGGTCTTGCAGAGCATTGCCCCCGATGAGCTCAATGCGATTTCCAATCGCTGGCGTTCGCCACCGGGCATGAGCGGTCAGACCTGGATCGACTACCAGCGGGTGATCAGCGAAATTGTCGCCGCTGCCATGGTGCTGCTGGTGCTGTTGCTGGCGTGGGTGTTCTATCTGCGAAGTCAGATCAAGGCCCGGCTCAAGGCTGAACGGATGCTCAACGATCAGCTGCAGTTTGTCGAAACTCTGACCGACTGCATGCCGCCGCCGCTGTATGTGCGAGATATCAAGGGGCGCATGCTGTCATGCAACCGTAGCTACCTCAAAAGCGTTGGCTTGAGCGCTGACCAGGTGCTGAACAAAACTGTGCGTCAATTACCCAAGGAGAATTTCGAGAGCCTCCCGGATTTTCATCGCCACTACCTGCAGGCCATGCGTGACGGGCAGACGATCGAGTCGGTGCATGCTGTTCAGCTCCAGGGCAGGGAGGTGTGGATCAACCACTGGGTGCAGCCGTTCCGGGACTCCAAAGGTATGATCAAGGGGGTTATCTGTGGCTGGCTGGACATCACCGAACACCGTCAGCTGGTTCAGCAGCTGCAAGAAGCCAAGACCCATGCCGACGACGCCAGCCGTGCCAAGACCAGTTTCCTGGCCACCATGAGCCATGAAATACGCACACCGATGAACGCCGTGATCGGCATCCTCGAGCTTGCCCTCAAGCGCGCCGACAGCAAGCCGATCGACCGCGCCAGCATCGAAATCGCCCATGCCTCGGCAAAGAGCCTGCTCGAGCTGATCGGCGATATTCTCGACATCGCCCGTATCGAGTCCGGGCGCTTGAGTCTATCGCCCAAGCGCGCCAACCTGCGCGAACTGGTGGAGTCGGTGGCCCGGGTGTTCGAAGGACTGGCGCGGCAAAAGCGACTGAATCTGATCCTCGATATCGACTCGAGCATCAACTGTGATGTGCTGATCGATGCCCAGCGTTTCAAGCAAATCCTTTCCAACCTGATCGGCAATGCGATCAAGTTCACCGAGGAGGGCTCGATCACCGTCAGTATCTCTGGGCTCTTGATCGATGCCAGCCTGCTCACTGTCAATCTCAGTATCGAAGACACCGGCGTGGGAATCAGCACGGCCGATCAGCAGCGCTTGTTCAGACCCTTTGTCCAGGCCCTGCGCAATGTTCAGCATACCGAAGGCACAGGGCTGGGCCTGGTGATCTGCCGTTCGCTGTGCGAAATGATGGGCGGCAGGGTGCACCTCACCAGTACCCTGGGCCGGGGCACGCGGGTTGATGTCGAGATGCGCCTGCAGGTGCTGGAGCACATCGACGTACGCCAGATGCCTGCGCCTGCGTTGATCCAGGACGTCCCTAGGTATCGATTGCAAGTGCTGGTGGTGGATGATCACCGGATCAATCGGCAGGTATTGCATCAGCAACTGAGCTTTCTCGGACATGACGTTTTCGAGGCGGAAAATGGCCGGGTAGCGTACGAGCGTTGGTGCGAACAACCCTTCGACATCATCATCTCCGACTGCCGCATGCCGTTAATGAATGGCGTCGACTTCACCCGGGCGGTCCGCCAGGCTGAGCAGGAGCGGGGTCTGGACACTACAGTGATCATCGGCCTGACCGCTGACGCCCAGCCGGAAGAAATCGAACAGTGCATCCAGGCCGGCATGAGCGATTGCCTGATCAAGCCGCTTGGCCTGGATGAACTGGATGCGCGCCTGCTTGCCTTGCAGCCAGGGGAAGCGTTCGACAAGGAGCCGATTGAGCGTTGTCAGCCAGAGCAATTGGTGTCACGGCCTGAAGCCATGAACCTGATCGACCTAGGCCCGCTGGAGCTGCTGATCAGTAGTGAACCGGTGAGGTTTCGCCAGATACTCGGCGAACTGATCAATAACAATCTCAAGGATTGTCAGCAATTGAATGCCTTGCTGCAGGAGAGAGACACCGACAAGCTGAGTGAGCTGGCGCATCGTATCAAGGGCGCTGCTCGAGTGGTAAAGGGGGAGCAACTGGTCGAACGCTGCCGGCAGCTGGAGGAGGCTTGCCTGCCCCCCCAGGCTCCATTCGGGGAACTCGAACACGCCGTGGGCCAGCTAGAAGTGGCAATACTCGCGCTGAACCAGGCGCTGGCCTCATCGTTGGTAAGTCAGGTCCCAGAGTGA
- a CDS encoding fimbrial protein — protein MIRSTTLLLTLGILGVPISAADALKGRVQLAGSIVDSACTIRVGNDSQTIAFNPLALNSLVSGNTSHQQSLNIYISDCIASDTQNKTDPAQRFELTFEGQPDGENFAIQGDAKGIALRIKDEQGQLISPGMLIEHSTHSTDSLMLNYSLALVGSGRALEAGEYHATIKLSIQHF, from the coding sequence ATGATTCGTTCAACCACACTGCTACTGACCCTCGGCATCCTGGGCGTGCCCATCAGTGCTGCCGATGCGCTCAAGGGGCGCGTGCAACTAGCCGGGAGCATCGTCGATAGCGCCTGCACCATCCGTGTGGGTAATGACAGTCAGACGATCGCGTTCAATCCTCTAGCGCTTAATAGCTTGGTAAGCGGCAATACATCACACCAGCAATCCCTGAATATTTATATCAGCGATTGCATTGCGTCGGACACACAGAACAAAACCGACCCTGCCCAGCGTTTCGAACTGACATTCGAAGGTCAGCCGGATGGTGAAAACTTCGCCATTCAGGGCGACGCGAAAGGCATTGCATTGCGAATTAAAGATGAACAAGGGCAGTTGATTTCACCCGGCATGTTAATTGAGCACAGCACACATTCCACCGACAGCTTGATGCTCAATTATTCACTTGCGCTCGTCGGTAGCGGACGTGCTCTGGAAGCGGGCGAATACCACGCCACGATCAAACTGAGTATTCAGCACTTCTGA
- a CDS encoding outer membrane usher protein, which yields MDHRKVLATTALFCLAPWATAAEEFRFNTDVLDLKDRENLDLGVFSLANFIMPGQYSLMVHVNRDTLMEFAVDYFPAEDDPKSSIACLSPALVNELGLKEQVTKSLTWSHDGACLDLGSVPGMQARGDLGTSALYLSIPQDQLEYTAANWDPPSRWDEGISGVLFDYNLNAQTTERKQGKGRSDSLSGNGTAGINLGAWRLRGDWQTQMQRSDDQPSLDQFAWSRFYALRAVPSLRSNLIVGEDYLDSNLFGSFRYTGANLSSNDNMLPPNLRGYAPEVTGVARTNARVVIRQQGRVLYDTQVPPGAFRIQDLNDAVSGQLDVRVEEQDGSVQEFQMDTASIPYLTRPGTVRYKLAAGKPSDWEHQMDGPAFATGEFSWGVSNGWSLYGGSLAARDYGSLAVGVGRDLMAFGALSFDVTQSRATLPEHDTLSGKSYRASYSKRFDEYDSQVTFAGYRFSEENYLSMNEFIEARRGVQSLNQSKELYTATLSKQFRDSALSVNLNYNHQTYWNSQASDRYSLSLSRYFDVGGLKNLSLSLTAYQNKANGTSDDGAYLSVSIPWGDTGSISYGSSASRGDTTHSLSYYDRIDERSHYMLSVGKASSGENASGFLSHDGDQAQVVASASYQAGEYTSAGLSLQGGATLTGQGAALHRSNVMGGTRLLLDTQGVADVPVRGNGGVTRTNRFGKAVVTDVNSYYRNQASIVLDSLADDVEATQSITQATLTEGAIGYRRFDVIAGQKAMVIIRMANRSAPPFGASAQNNRGQETGIVGEEGSTYLSGMRPGETMSLHWDGSARCHFTLPDQVVSPDRQLELLCQPTSDADNSTA from the coding sequence GTGGATCACCGTAAGGTACTGGCTACCACGGCGTTGTTTTGTCTCGCGCCGTGGGCAACTGCAGCCGAAGAATTCCGATTCAACACCGATGTACTGGACCTCAAGGATCGCGAGAACCTTGATCTTGGCGTGTTTTCTTTGGCCAACTTCATCATGCCCGGCCAATACAGCCTGATGGTGCACGTGAACCGCGATACGTTGATGGAGTTTGCCGTCGACTATTTCCCGGCCGAAGACGATCCGAAAAGTAGTATCGCCTGTCTTTCGCCGGCCTTGGTCAATGAACTGGGCCTTAAAGAACAAGTCACCAAGTCCCTGACCTGGTCGCACGACGGTGCCTGCCTGGATCTGGGCAGCGTTCCTGGCATGCAGGCACGTGGCGACCTGGGCACCTCGGCACTGTACCTGAGCATCCCCCAGGACCAGCTGGAATACACCGCAGCGAACTGGGATCCGCCTTCACGTTGGGACGAAGGCATTTCCGGAGTGCTCTTCGACTATAACCTCAACGCCCAGACAACCGAGCGCAAGCAGGGTAAAGGCCGCAGTGACAGCCTCAGTGGCAACGGTACCGCCGGTATCAACCTGGGCGCCTGGCGCTTGCGCGGCGACTGGCAGACCCAGATGCAACGCAGTGACGACCAGCCTTCACTCGACCAATTCGCCTGGAGCCGCTTTTATGCCTTGCGTGCTGTGCCGTCACTGCGCTCGAACCTGATCGTCGGTGAAGACTACCTGGACTCCAACCTGTTCGGCAGTTTCCGCTACACCGGCGCCAACCTGAGCAGCAACGACAACATGCTGCCCCCCAACCTCAGAGGGTATGCCCCGGAAGTCACCGGTGTGGCGCGGACCAACGCGCGCGTGGTGATTCGCCAACAAGGCCGGGTGCTCTACGACACCCAGGTGCCGCCGGGCGCTTTTCGGATCCAGGACCTCAACGACGCGGTCTCTGGCCAGCTTGACGTGCGCGTCGAAGAGCAGGACGGCAGCGTCCAGGAATTCCAGATGGACACCGCCAGCATCCCCTACCTGACCCGTCCGGGCACGGTGCGCTACAAGCTGGCCGCCGGCAAACCCTCCGACTGGGAACATCAGATGGATGGCCCAGCGTTCGCCACCGGTGAGTTTTCCTGGGGTGTGAGCAATGGCTGGTCACTGTATGGCGGCAGCCTCGCTGCCAGGGACTACGGTTCCCTGGCCGTGGGCGTCGGTCGCGACCTGATGGCCTTCGGTGCGTTGTCGTTTGACGTCACCCAGTCGAGGGCGACGCTGCCGGAGCACGACACACTCAGCGGGAAGTCCTACCGTGCAAGCTATTCCAAGCGCTTCGATGAGTACGACAGCCAGGTCACCTTCGCCGGCTACCGGTTCTCCGAGGAGAACTACCTGAGCATGAACGAATTCATCGAAGCCCGACGTGGCGTCCAGTCGTTGAATCAGAGCAAGGAGCTGTATACGGCGACACTGAGCAAGCAGTTCCGTGATTCCGCGCTCAGCGTGAACCTCAACTACAACCACCAGACTTACTGGAACAGCCAGGCGAGCGACCGCTACAGCCTATCGTTGTCGCGCTATTTCGATGTCGGCGGTTTGAAGAACCTCAGCCTGTCGCTGACCGCATACCAGAACAAGGCCAACGGCACCTCCGATGACGGTGCCTACTTGTCGGTCAGCATCCCCTGGGGCGACACCGGATCAATCAGTTATGGCTCGTCGGCCAGCCGCGGCGACACTACCCATAGCCTGAGTTACTACGACCGTATCGATGAGCGTAGCCACTACATGCTCAGCGTCGGCAAGGCTTCAAGCGGTGAAAACGCCAGCGGTTTCCTATCCCATGACGGGGACCAGGCCCAGGTAGTGGCCAGCGCCAGCTACCAGGCCGGTGAGTACACCTCGGCCGGGCTGTCCCTGCAAGGCGGCGCCACCCTCACGGGCCAGGGCGCTGCACTGCACCGCAGCAACGTCATGGGCGGCACCCGGCTGCTGCTCGACACCCAGGGTGTGGCCGACGTACCGGTGCGCGGTAACGGCGGGGTAACCCGTACCAACCGGTTCGGCAAGGCAGTGGTGACCGACGTCAACAGCTACTACCGCAACCAGGCCAGCATCGTACTGGACAGCCTGGCCGACGATGTCGAAGCCACCCAGTCAATCACCCAGGCGACCCTGACTGAAGGCGCGATCGGCTACCGCCGTTTCGATGTGATCGCCGGCCAAAAAGCCATGGTCATCATCCGCATGGCCAATCGCAGCGCGCCGCCCTTTGGCGCCTCCGCACAGAACAACCGCGGCCAGGAAACCGGCATCGTCGGCGAGGAAGGATCGACCTACCTGAGCGGCATGAGGCCGGGCGAAACCATGTCGCTGCATTGGGACGGCAGCGCGCGCTGCCATTTCACCCTGCCCGACCAGGTGGTATCGCCTGACCGACAACTGGAGCTGCTGTGCCAGCCCACCAGCGACGCGGACAACTCCACCGCCTAA
- a CDS encoding fimbrial protein has translation MKPGPRCCLAVLLCSASVSAHAAGNPAQSAEFQVTGTLIESACYLDPSSTYQTLSLGELSTARLLRIGDQGTPVALHLKLQGCVRSNGGRHDEHQGTLAWSAIEPVVALAFRAVADTDTPELIKVVGAEGFGLRLLDVQGNDVRLGRTAPAWFVSPGDSQLTYYIRPERTAAPLRPGAFRASLNVSLAYD, from the coding sequence ATGAAGCCTGGACCCCGTTGCTGTCTGGCAGTCTTGCTCTGCAGTGCCAGTGTTTCGGCTCACGCCGCCGGCAACCCTGCGCAATCGGCCGAGTTCCAGGTCACCGGTACCTTGATTGAAAGCGCCTGCTACCTGGACCCGAGCTCCACCTATCAGACCTTGTCGCTGGGCGAACTGAGCACCGCCCGCCTGCTGCGCATCGGCGACCAGGGTACGCCTGTGGCCCTGCACCTCAAGCTTCAAGGTTGTGTACGCAGCAACGGCGGCCGCCATGATGAGCACCAAGGCACCCTGGCCTGGAGTGCTATCGAGCCGGTGGTTGCGCTGGCTTTCAGGGCAGTGGCCGACACCGATACGCCCGAGCTGATCAAGGTGGTCGGCGCCGAGGGTTTTGGCCTGCGCCTGCTCGATGTTCAGGGTAATGATGTGCGCCTGGGCCGCACCGCCCCCGCCTGGTTCGTCTCGCCCGGGGACAGCCAACTGACCTATTACATTCGCCCTGAGCGCACTGCGGCCCCCCTGCGCCCAGGCGCCTTCCGCGCCAGCCTCAATGTGAGCCTGGCGTATGACTGA
- a CDS encoding fimbria/pilus periplasmic chaperone produces MKTCFIRNTLPLLALLGTCAAQTSLAAVSLDRTRVIFTGSEKSVSLSVSNQNTQLPYLAQAWIENEQAEKITSPLVVVPPIQRLEAGANSQVKIQGLPELSQLPQDRESLFYFNLREIPPRSDKPNTLQIALQTRVKLFYRPAAIAPGAGVNEAPWQEKLTLTRQDDRYLVNNPTPYYVTLIDATPNLKSASATDFKPLMVAPRGQLDLGVSSKALGDKPVLTYVNDYGGRPQLQFSCVSGTCTASPVASKR; encoded by the coding sequence ATGAAGACTTGTTTCATACGTAACACCCTGCCTCTGCTTGCCTTGTTGGGCACCTGCGCGGCACAAACCAGCCTGGCCGCCGTTTCGCTGGACCGCACCCGGGTTATTTTTACCGGTAGCGAGAAATCGGTCAGCCTCAGCGTCAGCAACCAGAATACCCAGCTGCCCTACCTGGCCCAGGCCTGGATCGAGAACGAGCAGGCCGAGAAAATCACCAGCCCCTTGGTGGTGGTGCCACCGATCCAGCGCCTTGAAGCCGGGGCCAACAGCCAGGTGAAAATTCAGGGTCTTCCTGAACTGAGCCAATTGCCCCAGGACCGCGAATCGCTGTTCTACTTCAATCTGCGCGAGATTCCGCCACGTAGCGATAAACCCAACACCTTGCAGATTGCGCTGCAGACGCGGGTGAAACTGTTCTATCGACCTGCGGCGATCGCCCCAGGGGCCGGCGTCAACGAAGCCCCCTGGCAGGAAAAACTGACCCTGACCCGCCAGGACGACCGTTACCTGGTGAACAACCCGACGCCCTATTACGTCACGCTGATCGATGCCACACCCAACCTCAAGTCTGCCAGTGCAACCGACTTCAAACCCCTGATGGTCGCCCCCAGGGGGCAGCTCGACCTGGGCGTAAGCAGCAAGGCGCTAGGCGACAAGCCGGTGCTGACCTACGTCAATGACTACGGCGGCCGCCCACAACTGCAGTTCAGCTGCGTTTCAGGCACCTGTACTGCCAGTCCCGTTGCCAGCAAACGCTGA
- a CDS encoding fimbrial protein, whose product MKVRSLAGAIMAVTLATTSAVSFAKDQGHGVITFKGAIIDAPCSIAQESQYQTVEMDQISNVALKNGGKSSPKTFKIELRGCELGALKAATATFTGSPSSNPDLLAIKGTAQGASLAIADHTGALIKLGSASPAQALTDGDTFLQFNAYLQGDMVSEGGGAEVPAEIVPGNFETFANFTLAYQ is encoded by the coding sequence ATGAAAGTTCGTTCGCTGGCTGGCGCGATCATGGCAGTCACCCTGGCAACAACTTCGGCTGTGAGCTTTGCCAAAGATCAGGGTCACGGTGTGATTACCTTCAAGGGCGCAATTATCGATGCGCCGTGCTCCATCGCTCAAGAGTCGCAATACCAGACTGTCGAGATGGATCAAATCTCCAATGTCGCCTTGAAAAACGGCGGCAAATCCAGCCCGAAAACCTTCAAGATCGAACTGCGCGGCTGTGAACTGGGCGCCCTGAAGGCGGCGACTGCAACCTTCACCGGCTCGCCTTCGTCCAACCCTGACCTGCTGGCAATCAAGGGCACTGCCCAAGGCGCCAGCCTGGCCATCGCCGACCACACCGGCGCGCTGATCAAGCTGGGCAGTGCTTCGCCTGCGCAGGCGCTGACCGATGGCGACACATTCCTGCAGTTTAACGCCTATCTGCAGGGCGACATGGTCTCAGAAGGTGGCGGCGCAGAAGTGCCAGCCGAAATCGTACCGGGCAACTTCGAAACGTTCGCCAACTTCACCCTCGCTTATCAGTAA
- a CDS encoding EAL domain-containing protein: MQNLTVLVLEDEPFQRLVTVTALEKVLPGRVLQAADGHEAIAVLSACDAVDIVLCDLKMAGMDGLAFLRHASSSGKIGAVVLCSELDPVLRQATVAMIHCLGLTFLGDLGKPFKLEGFSQLVKCYREQCSATPRRLSPAELPTLSDVRQGLDNGEFEAYYQPKVTLAGQLLVGAEVLARWTHPQWGVLSPAHFLPVMEEHNLISRLFWQLFEQGLGLQQRLSAQGHEINLAFNLSPAQLDCGVLTERITLLLKRSQVPATSVMFEITESCLMSAPARSLESLVRLRMLGCGLAMDDFGAGYSSLDRLSELPFSQIKLDRAFVRKMQSQPKSAAIITCSVALAKALGISLVIEGVETVEQQVRLIELGGTLAQGYLFARPMPESHFIDFCAQRAGRGRS, translated from the coding sequence ATGCAAAACTTGACTGTTCTGGTGCTGGAGGATGAACCCTTCCAGCGCCTCGTCACCGTGACCGCGCTGGAAAAAGTGCTGCCGGGGCGCGTACTGCAAGCGGCGGATGGCCATGAGGCGATTGCCGTGCTGTCTGCCTGCGACGCTGTGGATATTGTCCTCTGTGACCTGAAAATGGCCGGCATGGATGGCTTGGCGTTTCTTCGCCATGCCAGTAGCAGCGGCAAAATCGGGGCGGTAGTGTTATGCAGCGAACTGGACCCGGTTCTGCGTCAGGCCACGGTCGCGATGATTCACTGCCTGGGTCTGACCTTTTTGGGCGATCTGGGCAAGCCGTTCAAACTGGAGGGATTCAGCCAGTTGGTCAAATGCTACCGGGAACAATGCAGTGCCACCCCCAGACGGTTGTCGCCTGCAGAGCTACCCACCCTGAGCGACGTGCGGCAGGGCCTGGACAACGGTGAGTTTGAGGCCTACTACCAACCCAAGGTCACCCTGGCGGGGCAGCTACTGGTCGGCGCAGAAGTGTTGGCGCGTTGGACGCATCCGCAATGGGGGGTGCTGTCGCCTGCGCATTTTTTACCGGTGATGGAAGAGCACAATCTGATCAGCCGCTTGTTCTGGCAGCTGTTCGAGCAAGGCCTGGGGTTGCAGCAAAGGCTGTCTGCGCAAGGGCACGAGATCAACCTGGCGTTCAACTTGAGTCCAGCACAGCTGGACTGCGGCGTGCTGACCGAGCGCATCACACTGCTGCTCAAGCGCTCGCAGGTACCCGCGACCAGTGTGATGTTCGAAATCACCGAGTCTTGCCTTATGAGTGCACCGGCCAGAAGCCTGGAGAGCCTGGTGCGGCTGCGTATGCTCGGCTGTGGCCTGGCCATGGATGATTTTGGGGCCGGTTACTCTTCGCTGGATCGACTCAGCGAACTGCCATTCAGCCAGATCAAGCTTGACCGGGCCTTCGTGCGCAAGATGCAAAGCCAGCCCAAAAGCGCTGCAATCATCACGTGCTCGGTGGCGCTGGCCAAGGCGCTGGGTATCTCACTGGTCATCGAGGGTGTAGAGACCGTCGAGCAACAGGTCCGCCTGATTGAGCTGGGCGGTACCCTTGCCCAGGGGTATCTGTTTGCTCGGCCCATGCCGGAAAGTCACTTTATCGATTTCTGCGCGCAGCGAGCGGGGCGAGGCAGGTCTTGA
- a CDS encoding response regulator transcription factor, whose translation MHSVLIVDDHPVIRLAVRVLLEKHGMRVVGEADNGLDAVQLVRELTPQVIILDIGIPKLDGFTVISRIKALNVRSEILILTSQPADSVCRRCIQLGARGFVNKEEDLGSLISAIKAVEAGYTFFPSLAFDSVAPSEQLTELEQIRSLTDREVTVLQYLAQGYSNKRIGEMLFLSNKTVSTYKTRLLQKLGAASLVDLAEFAKRNSLTP comes from the coding sequence ATGCATAGCGTTCTGATAGTTGACGATCATCCGGTCATTCGACTGGCCGTCCGGGTTCTACTGGAAAAGCACGGCATGCGCGTGGTGGGTGAAGCGGACAATGGACTCGATGCTGTTCAGCTGGTACGCGAACTCACTCCACAAGTGATAATTCTCGATATTGGCATTCCTAAACTGGACGGATTTACCGTTATTTCCCGGATCAAAGCACTGAATGTGCGTAGCGAAATACTGATCCTGACTTCGCAACCTGCCGACTCGGTGTGCCGACGCTGTATCCAGCTAGGTGCTCGTGGCTTCGTCAATAAAGAGGAAGACCTTGGCAGCCTGATCTCCGCGATCAAAGCGGTGGAAGCCGGCTACACCTTCTTCCCCTCCCTGGCGTTTGACAGCGTCGCTCCTTCAGAGCAACTAACGGAGCTGGAGCAGATTCGATCGCTGACTGATCGGGAAGTGACAGTATTGCAATACCTGGCCCAGGGTTACTCCAATAAGCGGATTGGTGAAATGCTCTTCCTCAGCAATAAAACCGTTAGCACCTACAAAACCCGCCTATTACAAAAGCTGGGAGCCGCGTCGCTGGTTGATCTGGCTGAGTTCGCCAAGCGCAACTCATTGACGCCCTAG